TATATTTCCAAAGGGGGAAGCATATAAATACTTTGAAAGTTGAGTTAAGCTCGTTTGCGCAAATATTACATTGCACTCCACACTCCCGCGTCGAAAGTAATTATCGTACttgtaaaaattcaaaacgctAATTAAGCACGTCGCACACCCCACCCCCAAAAAGGCGGGCAGTGAAGAAAATGCTAGCCAAAATGAATTTCCATTCCCCGAATCGCATCGCCTAAAAGAATCAATGCTTTAATTGGCCATTAGCTAGGCAGGGACGGGAAAGAGGGCAGAGGGGATGAAACACAGCCTTTTAACATCACACTGACATGTGCACAGCGCTGGAACGGTAGATTCTTCGCAAGTGTAGTGAAAGGTGCTCGTGTACTAGCGACCATGCTACCACGCTGCATCTTCGGCTGCGCACCTTGCGTTGAGAAATAAAAATCCGTACCATACCAATTTGCTTCCCAGCCTTGCCATCTTCCAAGAAGTAATCCAATTAGGCAAGCAGGACGTGAAATTGTGCGCACCAGATTACACAACGTAAACCACTCTTGTTGCCTCCTGCGGTACAGCTGTGAAGAGTGTATTTTGCGCGAGTGGTTCAGTTTCAATTCTGCAACGCACCTTCAATTTGGAGCAATGAATTTTATCATCATGTGTCACGGTGTGTTATTTGCGTATGAATCGTAGCACAAAAGCTACAGAACAGAAAAAGGGCACTCCTGGGCGAGCAGAGTTTCTTTTGCTGTGAAACACAAATACGATCGAGAAACAGAAAAACCGTGCGCTTTTTAATAGTTCCCCGTGTGGTTAATGTATTTGCTTGGTGCGTTcccgcatacacacacacacacacacacacacacacacacacacacacacacacacacacacacacacacaaacagcaagTTTAACCACAAGCCGGAAAAAGGTTACATAGATTTGGCCCTGAAATAGGGTTCATAAAAGCTTAAAAAGTTTCCCTCCGCACGGCAAGCTCGACAGCCCCGTTTGCCGCCCTCCAACGGTCGTTTATCTTTATCAACGTGCATACACACATTCCACGCATTCGGCGTAAATCGCCCATTATTATTTCCCGCTAAACGCTGCATTACCGTttgccaaacaaacaaattaagtGATGTTTTACTGCTTCGACTCGCTTCGAACAtttgcgcacacaaacacatcgggttttttgtttagtttgttATGGCGTGGCCATTTGCAGCAGCACGTTTGGATCGAATCGTGcgataacacacacacacacacacacacacacacacacacacacaccgaatcTCCCAGTTCCCGTTCGAATCAGGCGTCCACGTTTTcatagtatgtgtgtgtatgtaattgCTTTCCGCACTATGGATGGTAGGTCTCGCAAGGATACACGCCTCCCCCTTTAAGTAACCTGCGAGCTGGAACTGCGATCGTTGGCGTTTGCGTTTTCCCTTTTGGGCCGTTTAGCCGAATAGCACTGAACCGCGTTACCTTGCCCACCGTGCGTTGTTTACGGCCGCAAGAGTCATCCATTCGATTTATTGCCTATTCGCACCAGTGTTGGTAGGTCGGTTCAGCGGCCAGGGGTGGAACGCGTTGACGTACATCGAATTGTGTACTGTATGCTAATGGAGCGAGAATGtatcgcacacatacacaagcacaCCCGCACGCATGAGATAGATAGGTTTTATTTGACGAGCAACCGCACTGGGAAATCGGTGGACGGAAAATCGTAAAATAAACCAATCGATGATAGTGGACATAAAGACTACGAGTTTGATTTAGTTTGTTGATAAGTGGTTTATTCCTGGTGTGTGTTGCGTGGCACGGCGTTGCGTGTGCCAGTTTGTGATAGTGGAAAACTTTGATTCACATAAAGGCCACAGTCACCACCAACAGTAAGTCGTGAGGAAATGGTAATCGTAGCTGAAGTGCTACTAAACGCAAAAGTGGTATGGATTTATTGGACGGAGATTGTGTTGGGTTCCTGTTGGTCATTCGATCGCATGGAATTTGTATTTAAACACCGTTAAAGTAAGTCAGACTCTGGCTTATTGGACGATAACTATTCATTTGAATAGTACTAATTGACTGTGGAAGCAAAATCTTTCGTAATTGGTGGCTCACACGCAACGATAATAGATTattgataatttttttatgatcttcTGAGTGAATCTTCACGGAGAAGAAGAATCTTCAATCGTTAAAACTGTTGCGCCTTCACGTGCAAcattatgatttaaaataataatgtaatttttctctttttgaaaacatttcatcaacttacttacttatccggaaTCATTTCATCAACACATCTAATATATATGATTGTATTTGAGGTAATCTTAATCGAGTTTTCAACCAGCACTTCAATAGTTCTTTCAGCAAAATAAAGTATACTTAGTAACCATTGAAGTTAAATGCGAAAAACTTCCATTCAGTAAGACAAAGTATATTGAACAGCCATTAAAGCTAGATTGAAAAGTGACGAATCGTTTACTGGCAATTCAGTAAAGTCATTTTCAGATAACTCACTTTTCAGCAATTGATAGCACTTCAATAGTAATGAAAAAGCTTTTCCCAATAAAATTTGTCATCGGTTTCGTTGAGGAAAATAATCACTTTCTGCCGTAGCTCAGCAAACCTGCTTCCTATCGTTTGGATCAGCTTTCACACTGATTTTCTGTGAAACAAGATTGATGGTTTTCGTCGAAAAAACGTTTCGCGCTCCACGCACTAGCGCATATTACCTGCTCGGACAGCGAGTGTAGTGTTATTTGGAGAATTTCGACTGATCCGATTGGCTCGGGAAGGGATTGCAACATGTACAGTAACAATTGCAACACATGTAATCATTCATTTTTAGCTTCCATCAATTTTCCGCGAAACGGAAAAAATCATGCAATAATAGTGCCGGTTTGCTCGCTATTCACTGCTTTACTGAAAAGTGGTTGAATAACGGCGATAAAACTGAAAATCATACTTTATCAAATAACAAAATTTTGGTGCACATGCAGATAAGATATAAGCATAACGGAAACGGATTTGCTGTATACTCAGCTATAGATAGACACAGGCAGACGCATTACGCCAACCCCGGGAGAGTCGACGACAATAAATGTGCAACTTTTGCGCTTCATTTCCGTTCCGTTTGGTTTGGGGAATCGAGAGACTAGCCAGCAACAGTACGTCACTTGAAGGGTAAATCCGGTGGCGTGATACGagaatattatttttgcataCAATATAGACAGACATTCATTTTAATGTACATTTTATAAAAGCTCCTCTACACGCAATGTCTCAAagccttttttgttcttttttttgtgaagaaattattttgattgattcaacttttttaaattattcaattagtCAACCATGAGAAAATAATCGATTCAAACTACACgcattcattaaaataaaaaaaaatcattcttcTATgccaaaatgatttaaaattttctATAATGTCACCAAATATTAAGTCACCAAGCCTTTTTGCCTTGTTATGTTCTGCGATATCTTCcaaataatcaaattaattAAGCACTTACTTCGTTATGTTCACCCGCACAACCAAAAATGGTCAAAGTTAAGTTGTGTTAAGGGAAATAAAATGTACAAATTCCCCTTTACAGCACATATTCGCGAAATGCCCTCGCGATGGTGCTCCTTTTTACCCTTCACCTGCTGTACGACCCATGGATGGTTTTTGATGGGTTGTGACCGTCTTGCTGTCGCGATCCGATAAGAGCGAACCGGTTCGTGAAGAAACTTTATTTTGCAAAGGGTCgtatttgtgttttcttttttttagtttttttctgttcctcCTCTTCACGTTCATCCTTGATTGCGAAACCTGCCCCTTGgcgttaatgtgtgtgtgcgtgtgacggaATTCTTAATACACTCATCAAGCTGTGGTTAACGACATGAACGGGCAGGTTGTTTCAATCTGATGCATCCTCGATGagaaatgatacaaaaaaacggcaaGCTTTTCTGCAAATGATGTACAGTCAgtacgttttttttgtattattttccttCATCGTAAAGGGGAAGTCGTTACTTGCCttggtgtgtttattttgtaaaGAAGCATTTGCACTGCGTTAAGCTTTACGTCAACCGCGTTTGATGACATAAGTTTAGCTTTGCCTTTGTCACCCCGTTTctcattaaattttaaagcTCTTATCACACATCTTTATGCTTTGTGCACGAACGAAAGCAAAATACATTTGAAGCGTGAAATGGAGATGAAAATAGAAAGTCGTTAAAGCTTCCGCGAGTACATTCCTTGTCTCAATCGGGTTGTTTAACTTGCTGTTTATGAAGGGTCAAAGGTGCTAGCATAATATGCAGTTAGAAAAATTTACATCAGTTGTATTAACATCTCTGCTCGCTTCAGTAACCAAAGAATGTAGGCATTTGGTTGGCTTGCACATAAAAGGAAGGCAATCATTGAAAAAACAAACGTTTTATCCAATTTCATAACATTGCGATGCAGTAGTTCGCCTATCAGATCAAATattctgttttgctttctcGTCAAAATTGATAACATCAACCCAAAAAAACACTGTCAAAATCACTGCCCCTGCTGAATCTACACCATCCATTACACGCTGCTCACACACAACATCTCGATTTTCACTCGCTGTTAAGCTCATGCTCACGACCCGGGACACGGATACGAACGCTATCATAAATTCACGATCGAatcataaaaagaaaaaccaaaacagAACACCGTGCTATCAAAAAATCGGCCCAAACGATGATCAAAAATCACCGAAGCCGAACCTCAAACATCAATCAGTGGCTACTCGTATGATCTTTCCGTATTCGACAACCACAACCAATGCCACCTCTCGGGCACAAGGAACCGTGGCCCAGAGCCAGGCCCACCAAAAGCCTCGTCTCCCTTTTTACGGCACCGGCAGACAGACACGCACTGTTCCGAGAAAATGTAACCTTCGCTCACTGCCCATAAAAGCCAGATTCAAATGGAAGGCTTCCCCCTTTGCCGCACTGTTCTCAGAGGGTCGTTCCGTTTTGTGGGGCGTATATTATAACCGATCCAGGAACGGGATGCATCAGCCTTAGCATCATTGATAGCCAGCTGCCAACAGAGCCCGGTGGAGAGGGAAGACGAATCCGGCAGGGACAGCATTGCAAATAATCATACCACAGATTCGTTTTTCGCTTCTCGATGGCTTCCCTCCTCATCCGTACAAATAGAGTAATGGTCATCGTAAAAGAAGCCACCAACCATATGGGGTGTATCACAAATGTGGATAAAATTGGAGTTCTTCCCCGAGTGAGATGATCCCGGGCACCGGGCGGCAGCAATATCGCATAACGCAACGAGAAATGCAAAACTAATGTAACGATGGTCAAAAAAAGAGAGCAATTGCACCATTCCAGGATCGTTTCCAGCTGCCGTTCGCTTTTTACCTTTGcgttttatttcccttttcaTAGCGTTTCTATGTTTCGCATGAATGTAGGTCCGTGCCAGACGAACTATTTTAAACAGTCCGGAATACTCGAGGCAAAGAAATAAACTGCTTTGGGAAGAAGACAAATAAAGGTAAATCCCAGCATCACATACGGCcaaacgctctctctctctctctcgctttttcACCTTCAAATACCGGAAACTCCAGACGCCTGAAGCTGTCCGCCATTCCACACGGAAGCCGGTACTAATCCGATGAGAATTTTCCCTTCCCCTTTTCAAATCCCTGGCCGTTTTGCCGGTACCTGTACATTTCATCGATGGCCCGACAGGGTGGGGAACCACAGCTATGTGACCCAAGCAATCCCATCACCGGAATGGAATGGTGCAGTACCGTCTCCAGTAGCGCATAAAGAAGCTAGCCGGGGCATGGAGTAGTGAGCGGCGAATCCTGAAATGGTAAATCTCCACCGAAACGGGTCCATTGCCGGGAATCATATTTCATGTTGATGCCATTTAAACCGGCGTGATGAGTGGCGCGTGTCGGCCCTCTACTGTCGGTGTAAATTGTAATGAATGGGCGTATGCGAACGCAGGTGGAAAGAAACCGTTATCCTCAGTTGAAAAAAACGATGGTTTCAAATTCACATTACCATGCTGAGGAATGCATGGGGAGGGCCTGGCGGTTTGCTTGAGGTAGGGCGTAACATTAATTATCAAACCATGTGATGCACATATGGTGAGTATCATCTATCtggtatgtgtgtattttcaCAGCCATTGGAGTACGagcaaaaaacattaaaaaaataaaagcctGAATAAGCCTTTGTGATGCGAAGCACCTGGCCGGTGTGTGAAATGTAGGCAAATTTATTCATAGTTTCATAAAGTACTGGGCGCATCCATCGATAGCACACgcttttttcaacattttcatcGTGCCCTCTCTTCGTGCGGTTGTTTcactttattttgctttaCGTGTGGAGTGGCTGATGAGCATCACGCGTATAAAGTggcttgattgttttttttgttttcttctttttttatgcaaaGAGTACCTCCCCATCCGGCGCACAGGTGTTGATTTACGTATTGAAAGGTTTAAACTTCTTGCTGACGGCTACGTAAAACCGTTTGCAGCTCGATTGAAGCTATTTAACTttgaaagaaaagaacaaTACATACAACAACCACAGCCACCCTCCTGGGCACCTTTTCGGACGTAATAATTTTTGACGGTAAGGAAATTGAACCACTCGCACCAGGGCCAGTTAGCTAGCAGCGCTGGAAAATTGGTATCAAGAGCGCTGGAGCTTTCGTCGCTGGATGAGGTATCGCTTAATGAGTTCGACTGTTGGCTCATTAAAGTTTAATTTAAGCACGCAGCACAGCGGCTGTAAATGTTCCCGAAATCGCCTGGAAACGGGCTCATCTTCACGGGCCATTTGCCGGTCCCGTGGTGgtgggaaaataaaaatgcaaaatactACCGAGAAAGTTGGCATAACTCAGCCCTCGCCCGCAGTTCGTATTTGACCGCAGCGCACAAGATGGGCCGTGGCGGAAGCTATAAAAGAAGCCGGTTATTTAAAATGGAAGCTTTACCTTTTGCCCGATGTGTTTCGGTTAGTGTAAAGCTTCTCTCCCTCCGGTCCGTTTCTTGTCAGAAATTCATGCAAATCATAGATTGCAGCGTATTTTCGTATGATAATTTGTTCGCATGAGATTGTACACCAACCTTCTGGCAGATTGCACAACCTTTAACGGCTAACCTATACCGAGAAATGGAGGTTGCGATTGAACCTTGTGTTTTctatgtacaaaaaaacagcattgGAATATAACGATTTTGCATAAACGTGCTTGTCGtacaaaaacagcaaagcgATCGACTTGCGACGATCGACAGCTGTTTTTCTCGTGTTTCTTGTGCGCAGTAAGGCATAGGGTTTCATGGTAGCGTAtgcaaaatttgtttttttttttcatgtatcGTTATCAACTTTGTCATAAAATTACATCAGGCATTCAACCGTGCACACACTGCTGTGCTTTATAAGCTTctgcaaaaaggaaaacagatcgatgttttgtaaaatattgaaaaatcaGTACTCGTATGGATTTTACGATGCATTGATTTTAACGAATCAAAACAGTGGAATTTATGAGAGCTCAACTTGTGTGGACCGTATAGCAATGAGGATGAAAACTGTTTCATCTAGCACAAACTGTTTTTGCTGAAGGCAATGTTGATCGAAAGCTTTAACATCAAGCTAGAAGCAGTTTCGCACATGAAATGTGACCACTTCGGAACACTCTTTTATTTACGGCCTGTTCACAAACGAACAAAGTCCCGAAATAAAAAATCTCgacaaaattaattaaacttttACGAACATACATCTCCCCGCCGCAGTACCCGATGCAAAGACACACATGCTCGAGACAATAAACACGCCAAAGCTACCACGAGTGCTGGGGCTGCTCCTTGGCTGTGGCGCTCGTAACACGTTTGGCTGGCAGCACATGGCTTAACATTCCAATACGGGCAAAAATCCGCCCGTGCTTTGGAAATGGTTTCAAGTTCTCCATTGCTCTAACTGTCCTTTTATTCACTTTTCCACAGCCCACCCTGACACTGGCTCGGGGGTAGGAGGTAGTACTGCAACAGGCACTTGTCGCAAAATGTTCTTCTCCTCTGCAGTCCAAAAATTCAGCCAGTCACGTTGCCCATGTCGGTGGCTTAGGAACTGATCGGCCTACTTGACAAAGAGCAATAACAAACAAGCTagctttttgttatttaaagtTGCGATTTCCGTACATTTTGTAGTCTACTGTCTGTTTATTGCGAATAAACAAATGCTATATACAGCATCAAACAAACGAATTTCAGCATTGTTGACGAAACGCTACCAAAAAGGGTAGGATAAATGGTAGAAAAGCTACTTTGAATTGTACTACATTGTAAATTGTAATAGGAATTTCGATTTCCTTTTGCAATAAATTCCCTTTCGAATCAATCCAACATGCCAATCCAACCAATCAATGCTGGCTTACTTTATTTTCCAATGAGATTGGTTTTATCATCATGTTATTTTCACCTTGCGCCTGtatgttgccttttttgtcaTAACATAACATCAACAGTAAACCTTCCCGTGCTTTTCATTGCTCTTAAAATAACATTCATCACCAAACTTTTCGCTGATAAATGACGAACAATAAATAATTGCTGAAAGCTTGTTTTTCATCCAAACCGAATGCAGCACACGGAAGCATTGCTCTTCAACCACATAGCGCTGCGTTTGAGCGCGTCGCCACAGCACACTCACATTTAGCTCCTCACATAAGCTACACACACTACAGAAACGACGGCACCCTCGGCAAGGATACCGTCGGAGAAGGGTaaatattttcacattttctgCACTTTCCGCATTTCAATTAATCTTTACAGCACAACACGCGTCTCCCCTCCTTATCCGTTCAATCTTGATCAGAAAACtcctcttctttctttttttttggcttcatTCACATTCTTCCACACTTCATGGCCTGCTGTTACAAGCGGAGTCTTCTCGCTTCGTAAAGTTGACGATTTAGTTATGCTGTTGTTTAACTTTCCCATTCTTCCACAAACGATCGTGTGTCACAATGTACCACCTGCGGCGATGAGACAGGCGATGAAACGACCACAACAATAAAAACCCACCCACCACTGGGTTTTGTGGATTAAAAGAACTGATCAAGATTTATTCCTTCCACGGGCGTTGCTGACAGCACTGGCTGGTGCTGCTAGGTGGACGAATCTCTACCCGCATGGCCGCTGTATGGATTCTAAATCACAAACTCTTGATTCTCAGTTTCACACTTCCGCTCGCTCACCTCACCCCTACTGGGTGCTTCCTGCATGCTACCACCACTGCTTGCACAACCAACACCACAGGGATGCGAACGAAAAGTGGAGCACACAACTGCCATACGCAAATTGATTGGTAACCGAAATTGATTAATGAATTCCTTGCGGCTTCGGTGGTATTCCTTGCGGCTACCGAAGCATTCGAATTTTGAATAGGCTCGGGAAGTAAAATCTGAACACAAGCACATAGCTGTTTTATggatacacacatacacacacttacaaacacacacgtacacgttAATCCTTTATCGACTAGCTTCTGCTTGCTCAGCCACAACGCTTTAAATCATTAATATTTTCAACTCCCTTGCTAAAACAGTCACCGATAGGCGCGGAATACGACAGTGCCTGGAAGGATAACACTCTGCTTCCCAACGAAAGGAGCACTACCGTCGCCGAGGGCTGCCGTCAGACTGAAGAGGAGCAACTTCGCAGCCTGCTTGATCCTGTGCCTGATAGCCCGCACGGACCACCTGTTGTGCCGGCCTGAGCCACGTGCACTTTCGTATCAGCTTCGGTCATCACATTCGATCTTGCGCAATAGAAGCCACGTGTGGGGATTTGTTCCAACTGGGGCCGTCTTATGAATGGGAAGATTTTCGAGCTTACCGATTGGTGTGCGAACCCTGTATCGCGTGGTAAAGATGAGAGCGGAAAGTCATATCTTCGTTGTTGCTTTTTGATGGATCGGAACATCCATTAGGaagatggtttttgttttgcgccaTCGCTGTCGGAAAGTGAAAGTACGCTCTGGCATCAATgtacagtttgtgtgctctttCAAATGATTTCTATGGATTGCTGGTTTGGTGAAGAGATGAAGATTAAATGATGGATTGGGGTGTTTAAATACATTTCACTTCGTTAGTGGCAAGCATTGCTTTTGATACTTTGGTCCTTTTAGAGCAGTCTGGATATCTCGATACAAAATGCAAATTGGAAAAGGTTAGACTTTCTTTTGATCGCTCTTCACTTATAAAGGTTGAATATATGGATTGTTATAAAAAAGtgttggaagaaaaatgaaaccaaagaATGATTTAAGATGTCAAACTTTAAATTATGTATTTTATAGTATTATTGACGAAACCGAAATTAACAGCAACAGTGAGCAGTTTAAGGGCTGCTTTTCATGCAGATCGGTAAATGCACACGTGGCAGGTCGCGGACCCCCaaataaagaagaagatcTACCGATGCATTGATACTTAACGAAAGTGCAAAACTGAACGAATAGTCATAGCTAAATTCTctcattatttttcttttgcaagtATATATTGAATGCTTTCAAAGTTTCATAAAAAACTCTGTTCCACTCTAAATAGtgaaatttgtaaaaaatcaaaatctgaaaaaaaaaattccatTCTTTGTTCAATTTGATTCTCGCAGTGTAAATGCACCCTCCGCAACATGAGCGCTGGGCATGATGTTGTAAACGCCTTGACATTTCTCTAGATTGACATTTCACCAGGAGCACTTCTCGCGGATTACCTGTACTGACaagcagtgttttttttctcggacAGCCAAAACAAGCAGGAAAAGATAAAGGCGTTCTTGCTGTGCCGAATATTTATCGTGTTTTAAAGTTATTTCACGCTCCCGCAGTCGCTAGCTATTTGTGCCACCCTCCGCCAACCGTACGCACGATGTCAAACGCGGAAGCCATTCAGGTCAGCTCGCTGCCACTGCCGCCCGCGCAGTACATCAACCTGTACACAGACGAAAACATACGAAAGAACCGTGCCCCGAAGCCCCCGGCACCGATCCAGGATGCGTACACAATGTTCGGCAGCCCGTTCAGCAACGACGACAACATCATCCGCCCGCTCGAAAGCCAGGGCTTCAAGCGGCTGTACCCGCAGCACTTTGACCGGCGAAAGGAGCTGAAAAAGCTGAACCACTCGCTGCTGGTCAACTTTCTCGACCTGATCGATCTGCTGGTGCACTATCCGGACAGCCCGCGACGGGCGGAAAAGATCGAGGATCTCAGCCTGCTGTTCGTGCACATCCACCACCTGCTGAACGAGTTCCGGCCGCACCAGGCGCGCGAAACGCTGCGCGTCATGATGGAGCTGCAGAAGCGGCAGCGGATAGAGACGGCCCAGCGCTTCCAGAACCACCTGGAGAAGGTGCGCGAGATGGTGAAGAATGCGTTCGCGTCGCTGCCGGACCTGACGGATGCGGATCGGCTGGCCGGCGGGCTGGAACCGATGGACGTGGGCGAGTCGGGCGATCTTGCCGGCGGCCGGGGCGAAGGATGCCACCCACTGGACAGGCTAATGTGCGAGCTTGTCGATAGGATGTGAGCGAGGGCGTGGGAGGAGACAGCCCTGTCCTTTCGGGACTGCCGGTGGTTGCCCCTTCCATTCAAGGGGCAGGGCTGCAAACGTTATTTGATCgctgatttgtttttgtattcgtAATTCTCTGGCAAATTATTTCAACTTTAAGAAGTGAATAAACCACACGTGCATGGGAGAATAT
This is a stretch of genomic DNA from Anopheles merus strain MAF chromosome 2R, AmerM5.1, whole genome shotgun sequence. It encodes these proteins:
- the LOC121588292 gene encoding mediator of RNA polymerase II transcription subunit 7 — encoded protein: MSNAEAIQVSSLPLPPAQYINLYTDENIRKNRAPKPPAPIQDAYTMFGSPFSNDDNIIRPLESQGFKRLYPQHFDRRKELKKLNHSLLVNFLDLIDLLVHYPDSPRRAEKIEDLSLLFVHIHHLLNEFRPHQARETLRVMMELQKRQRIETAQRFQNHLEKVREMVKNAFASLPDLTDADRLAGGLEPMDVGESGDLAGGRGEGCHPLDRLMCELVDRM